A single Lolium perenne isolate Kyuss_39 chromosome 6, Kyuss_2.0, whole genome shotgun sequence DNA region contains:
- the LOC139832534 gene encoding uncharacterized protein yields MAMAADWSSLTSDLVGLVADSLLASGDIDCYVSLRAVCHHWRNATADPRGPDPRFLPRRWVMLDSRAANVQDSRRLFLNVDTDNFVWKDLPVLRDYDCLAADSDGLLVLQGPGDSKKISALNPFTGAWIRFPVYAVCAPRRRAVAVGSSPMMKLYILDDRKHVATVDPTDELASRWIFTAKPALESFASVISFQGQVYAMDQYGMLVLFEDHSRITTIIADDGKQAWHPSFLVDNAGELLVVHAPVFENDIMRVFSVDLENKVLERINSIGNRAIFLGGRSLSVDADNLPTVEANCIYYIGGLSGSNQHGFYMFRLDNDGIEKPIEATDIMLIEGNRQHPLRPLSLTRILMDHANYGNVMEFRNLGAYM; encoded by the coding sequence ATGGCGATGGCGGCGGACTGGTCATCACTCACCTCGGACCTCGTCGGCCTCGTTGCGGACTCCTTGCTCGCCAGCGGCGATATCGACTGCTACGTGAGCCTCCGCGCCGTGTGCCACCACTGGCGCAACGCCACCGCCGACCCGCGCGGCCCAGACCCCCGCTTCCTCCCTCGCCGATGGGTAATGCTCGACTCGCGCGCCGCGAACGTGCAGGACTCTCGCCGTCTCTTCCTCAACGTCGACACCGACAACTTCGTGTGGAAAGATCTGCCCGTGCTCCGCGACTACGACTGCCTGGCCGCCGACAGCGATGGCCTCCTTGTCCTGCAGGGGCCAGGAGACTCCAAGAAGATATCCGCCTTAAACCCCTTCACAGGCGCCTGGATCCGCTTCCCTGTGTATGCGGTGTGCGCACCCAGGAGACGCGCGGTAGCGGTGGGCTCGTCGCCGATGATGAAGCTGTACATCTTGGACGATCGGAAACACGTAGCCACTGTCGATCCGACTGACGAACTCGCGTCCAGGTGGATCTTCACGGCTAAACCAGCCCTCGAATCGTTCGCCTCCGTGATATCTTTCCAAGGTCAGGTATACGCTATGGACCAGTATGGAATGCTCGTGTTGTTCGAAGACCACTCCAggatcaccaccatcatcgccgACGACGGGAAGCAGGCCTGGCACCCCTCGTTTCTCGTGGACAACGCGGGGGAACTCCTGGTTGTGCATGCTCCGGTGTTCGAAAATGACATTATGCGGGTCTTCAGTGTCGATCTGGAGAATAAGGTTCTTGAGAGGATCAATAGCATTGGAAATCGTGCTATCTTCCTTGGTGGTCGGTCCCTGTCCGTTGACGCTGATAACCTTCCTACCGTTGAAGCCAATTGCATCTACTACATCGGCGGTTTGTCCGGATCGAACCAACACGGGTTTTACATGTTTCGCCTTGATAACGATGGCATTGAGAAACCCATTGAGGCCACTGACATCATGCTTATCGAAGGGAACCGTCAACATCCACTCCGCCCCTTGAGCCTTACAAGGATACTCATGGACCACGCAAACTATGGCAATGTGATGGAGTTTCGTAATCTAGGTGCCTACATGTAG
- the LOC127307218 gene encoding uncharacterized protein codes for MGSVEERRGAVEIEREHAEQANFGFNLDLGDQALQSFHGPPVEVELEVDERRESRWVNHPMGADPDPGDTIWNAVLEMSTDDDTDDDGEALYRGQVIDEEKETNCPGKNYSIGEAKKMENIWLTNLVRKNAEYSKLRQQIDDLPFPLRVLPAATCLCVRRGYCYHRKYMTHDTSTTAPVLGYREPAEMLQIFSLCLSCSEVSYPISVYGIIAVRDDLEPLRNHLFCRSRDDAVMIEQDSFTLPICTPCRGMYVLEHALLEVDLWVKKEGDGSVDKQLLSAYVEIFVRSDFDFMLKGQISSDSCTLDIDHMFLSESVEAVIEIFAKSGHPHHMRFSAFSSGFDHEIVMFDDKCYMNDKILKHVIAVKSKGKLDVHLKIEESLFCWTFQDEIVGPVTSPDDSISVYGQFSVRVFFAPKDMQPSSYPTYRDWLKVDPMLQ; via the exons ATGGGATCAGTGGAGGAGCGGCGTGGCGCAGTGGAAATCGAAAGGGAACACGCGGAACAGGCCAACTTTGGTTTCAATTTAGACCTAGGCGACCAAGCGCTCCAGAGTTTCCATGGCCCGCCCGTGGAAGTGGAGTTGGAGGTGGACGAGAGGAGAGAGTCCCGCTGGGTCAACCACCCGATGGGTGCTG ATCCAGATCCCGGTGACACTATCTGGAATGCGGTGCTCGAGATGTCTACTGACGACGACACTGATGATGATGGCGAAGCCCTCTACCGTGGCCAAGTGATAGACGAGGAGAAGGAGACAAATTGCCCAG GAAAAAACTACTCGATTGGAGAAGCAAAGAAAATGGAAAACATATGGTTAACGAATCTAGTGAGAAAGAATGCAGAATATTCCAAATTGCGTCAGCAGATTGATGACCTTCCTTTTCCTTTGAGAGTACTCCCTGCTGCAACTTGTCTATGTGTCCGGAGGGGCTACTGTTACCACCGTAAATACATGACCCATGATACCTCTACAA CTGCACCAGTTCTTGGATATCGTGAACCAGCAGAGATGCTACAGATCTTCTCTTTGTGTTTGTCGTGCTCTGAGGTATCTTATCCCATTAGTGTTTATGGAATAATCGCTGTCCGGGATGACCTGGAGCCGCTGAGGAATCATCTGTTTTGCCGTTCAAGAGATGATGCTGTCATGATTGAGCAG GATTCCTTCACCTTACCTATTTGCACCCCTTGTCGAGGAATGTATGTACTGGAGCATGCATTACTAGAAGTTGATCTTTGGGTAAAGAAGGAAGGGGATGGATCAGTGGACAAACAATTACTTTCTGCCTATGTTGAGATTTTTGTCCGCTCAGATTTTGATTTCATGCTGAAGGGACAGATTTCTAGTGACAGTTGCACCTTGGACATAGACCACATGTTCCTTTCAGAGAGTGTTGAGGCCGTGATAGAAATCTTTGCAAAGTCTGGCCATCCTCATCACATGAGGTTTTCCGCTTTCAGTAGTGGCTTCGATCATGAGATTGTGATGTTTGATGACAAATGCTATATGAATGATAAAATACTCAAGCATGTCATTGCGGTGAAGTCAAAGGGAAAACTAGATGTTCACTTGAAAATTGAGGAATCACTGTTTTGTTGGACTTTTCAGGATGAAATTGTGGGACCTGTTACTTCTCCAGATGACTCGATTTCAGTGTATGGCCAGTTTAGTGTGAGGGTATTTTTCGCTCCAAAGGACATGCAACCCAGCTCTTATCCAACATATCGTGATTGGCTTAAGGTTGATCCCATGCTGCAATGA